TGATCAATTGCGCCCTACGATCGGCCTCTTTGCTGATGTGCCCCCCCATTAGTTGATCAGCATAAAAGAACGGACGTTTTTCAACGTAGTTCACTTTCAAAGGCGCAACCTCTTCGGGGAAATCAAATCCGAATGCAACTCCCCGGTGGCAATCTCCGTAGTGCGCCCAGACCGCTGGATCGTGAATTGATTCGGTATAGCAAATGATCCCCCAATCCTCGGTGTAGCACTTCAGTAGCAATTCAGGATCCATGCCCGTTCCCTTCTTCCCTTCGCGCGCAGGAAGCACAACGGGCCAGCAATCGAGAGGATCGTTGAGCTCTTGAATGCGGCCGAGTTTCCACTGTCCAGTTTCAAGGGCTTGAAATGCAAATTCCGTGGAGAGGTATCGCCAGAGGATCATGGGGGAAAGGTGATGTGGAGTCCTTTTTTTCTGCTGCCGACTTCAAGGGTCCAGCGGTGATGCAGGTATCTCAGGCCTTGAAGGGTGCCGGTATCTGATGTTCGCGGGCAATTTTTTCAGCGAGTTCTTTGGTTGAAGGGGCAAGTTTGATGCCTGCCAGTGCGGGATTGCCATCTTCCAGTCTTACCCAGCGGAAGGTTTGTATAAACCGACGTTCCTTCTCATCAGTGAAGACCAGCCAAACATTAACGCTCTCCGGAAAAGCTCCTTCGTTGGTCCGCGGCATCCAACGGAAATAGAATCCATCTCCAACGAGCATCATTTGTGGATGAATTTCTCCCTGTGCCAAATCCCGGTCACTGTAAATTGACACGTCATGTGCCACCCCAGTGGTGAGGACGAACTGGGAGCCCCACCACTCCATGCCGTAGCGGTCCCTCTGAGCCTGCAGCAAGGGCACGTCGGCGTGGAACCTTGGCCATCTGGCCTCATCCGTGGCCTTCTGGGCCTCTTGATGGATTGTCCTTTCAAAATCCAGCGAATCCCTCGTGGCTTTTACCATTTCCTTGTGCTGGTCGACCGCTGCCTGCAACTCGTCGGCCTGCATCCTCAGCGCCTCTCCGCTCTGTCGCAGTTCCTTTCCTTGCTGCAGGAAGCCCAGCACGACCCATAGAAGCGCTAGAGGGCCGGCGGTCCCCGCGACCGCGTCGCCAAAGGTATTCGGCGCCATTTCCCGCCAGTGCGCGGCGTTTGGCCATCCTCGCAACCATACGATTCCCCAGAGATATGTTGCGGTCAGGGCACCACCGAGAATGAACAGAGCATGATTTCTGAAGAAGTTGAGAGTTGTCTTCACTGTCCCCAAACTACGCCGAGTCCTTCTCATCGCGGAACTACAATTGGCGTCCTCCTTCACACCACTAACGGAATTGGTCCGGTCCGGATGGTTTTCGAATGGCTCATTGGAGTCGGCATTCAGGTGTAAGCTAAAAGTTCCGAGACTGCTCAAGCGCCCAGGCTTCGGCCGCCCGCTCTGACTCTGGGGAGTCGTGAGGGTATTTGAGGAAATGCCCGATTTCGTGAAGCAAGAGGTGGGCGACGAATGTCGCCGGCTCAGTGAGCTTGATTCCGATCGTCCAGCACCACCCGCCGGTGAGTGTCCTGCAGGTATCCTCGATGTAGGCGTCGCGGAGATCGTCGGAGAATTCCTCCCGAAGCCAAATCACCGGCTCCGGCCCGCCCACTAGCACCTTGGCCGCCCGGAGAGGCTCGTTGTCCGGGAATCCCGCCGCGGTGCCGGCGGCAGCCACGTCCGGAACGATGCTCAGGCACTCCGGGCGAAACCCGTAGTGCGCGAGAATGGCATCGAGGAGGGGGCGATGTGCGGGGGTATGGATCATGGGAAAGACAAATGGCCGATAATTGCGCGAGGATTGATTCTGACAGGTTGTTCCCTCAATCCGCTGTCTCCACCTTGCCCGGGGCGTGCGAGCGCGAATTTGGGCTGCTAGAGTGCCGTGGTTGTCTGCTCTGAGGATGCGACTCCCTGCCAGAGGGCGCCAATTGCTTGCTCGGAAGGAAGTCCAACAGGCTCCGGCGGTTCGCGGTCGGCGTTTCGTTCTGCCATGGGCTGGCATTTCGATAGGATCCGTGGCGCGGAGGGAGGAGGTTGCCCGAAACCTTTTCGTCGTCGAAGATCAGCGACTTGGGTGGAACCGGAATTCCAAGTCGGCAGGTTTCTTTCACGCCGGCTTTCGTCCACTGCCAGAATTGAACCTTGTCTGCCTGGAGGACCTCGAACGGCGAGGCGTCGAGATACCACGCCGGAATGACAGGAGGGAACGAGGCGGGGAAGTAGAGGGTCGACAGGAGCGATTCCGGGTCGCCAAGCCTCTCGGTGGATTGTAGCAGGCCGGCAGTCACGTCGGCGGCTTGGGCGGCGAGCCAGTCCTCCGCGCTCTGCTTCGCCGACTTCATTGCCTTGTCGCCGTGAATGAGGCGGAGCCACTGGAACGCCTCTTCGCTGAGCCCGGCGGCATCTTCATCCTGGGGCGGCGCCTTCCGCCATTGCTTGGCCCTTTCGGGGAATCGCTCCATTTCGAGCTCTTCCCAGCCGATGCAGGCCGACCAGAAGGCCCAGCATTCG
This portion of the Luteolibacter luteus genome encodes:
- a CDS encoding DUF2971 domain-containing protein; translated protein: MILWRYLSTEFAFQALETGQWKLGRIQELNDPLDCWPVVLPAREGKKGTGMDPELLLKCYTEDWGIICYTESIHDPAVWAHYGDCHRGVAFGFDFPEEVAPLKVNYVEKRPFFYADQLMGGHISKEADRRAQLIRDGFLHKAPGWSFEKEHRHFVSFMDPSVEFRRPHYFTSVPKQYLKHIAIGIRSQATNIDFTKFFGLSRPESTPLLRSVGRVRIDQEYNRVLFNLE